The Halalkalibacter krulwichiae genome has a segment encoding these proteins:
- the atpF gene encoding F0F1 ATP synthase subunit B, giving the protein MFDINWGSILYQLVAFLTLLFFLNKFALKPLLGVMEKREQIVNENLDSAEKNRKEAEEFIVQQRKELEKARVEAQEIIQQAKKLSEQQGQEILEQARENAERVKDSALAEIQREKEQAVQALREQVASLSVLIAAKVIEKELDEKAQEALVQDYLKEVGDKL; this is encoded by the coding sequence GTGTTTGATATTAATTGGGGATCAATTCTTTATCAATTAGTTGCCTTTTTAACACTACTCTTTTTCCTAAATAAATTTGCACTTAAGCCTTTATTGGGTGTAATGGAAAAACGTGAACAAATCGTAAACGAAAACCTTGACTCAGCTGAGAAGAATCGCAAAGAGGCTGAGGAATTTATAGTACAACAACGTAAAGAACTTGAAAAAGCTAGAGTGGAAGCGCAAGAGATTATTCAACAAGCGAAGAAACTAAGCGAACAGCAAGGCCAAGAAATTTTAGAACAAGCTAGAGAAAATGCAGAACGCGTTAAAGACTCTGCTTTAGCTGAAATTCAACGTGAGAAAGAACAAGCTGTTCAAGCTTTACGTGAACAAGTTGCTAGTCTATCTGTCTTAATTGCAGCAAAAGTAATTGAGAAAGAGTTAGACGAGAAAGCACAAGAAGCTCTTGTTCAAGACTATCTTAAAGAAGTAGGCGATAAGCTATGA
- the atpE gene encoding F0F1 ATP synthase subunit C, with amino-acid sequence MAFLAAAIAAGLAAIGGAFAVAIIVRATLEGVTRQPELKGTLQTLMFIGVPLAEAVPIIAIVISFLLLFQ; translated from the coding sequence ATGGCATTTTTAGCAGCTGCAATTGCAGCAGGTTTAGCAGCAATTGGTGGAGCATTCGCAGTAGCAATTATCGTTCGTGCAACTCTTGAAGGTGTAACTCGTCAACCTGAATTAAAAGGTACCCTTCAAACTCTAATGTTTATTGGGGTTCCTCTTGCAGAGGCCGTTCCGATCATCGCGATCGTTATCTCTTTCTTATTATTGTTCCAATAA
- the atpB gene encoding F0F1 ATP synthase subunit A, whose product MDHISPIREYFGLTFNMSTVLMTTVTCVIVFLICFIGSRQLAMRPSGLQNFLEWIVDFCKGIIKANMGWKVGGQFIALSVTILLYVFVANMLGIPFEIYNKDTHEVWWKSPTSDPALTLTMAALVIILTHYYGIKVKGFGEYLKDYVRPVPFLLPFKIIEEFANTLTLGMRLFGNVYAKEILMILLVGLGTSGLIGAFGAFLPTIIWQAFGMFIGSLQAYIFAMLAMVYMAHKVEHH is encoded by the coding sequence ATGGATCATATATCACCCATTAGGGAGTATTTTGGGTTGACCTTCAATATGTCTACAGTTTTAATGACGACTGTTACATGCGTAATTGTATTTCTTATTTGTTTTATCGGATCTCGTCAATTAGCAATGCGCCCTTCAGGTTTGCAAAACTTCCTTGAGTGGATCGTTGATTTCTGTAAAGGAATCATTAAAGCGAACATGGGCTGGAAAGTCGGGGGACAATTTATTGCTCTATCTGTTACGATATTGCTTTATGTATTTGTTGCTAACATGCTCGGTATTCCATTTGAGATATATAACAAGGATACGCATGAAGTATGGTGGAAATCGCCAACCTCAGACCCAGCTTTAACGCTTACGATGGCAGCACTTGTTATCATTCTTACTCATTATTATGGGATCAAGGTTAAGGGATTTGGCGAATATTTGAAAGATTATGTTCGTCCAGTACCGTTTCTATTGCCATTCAAGATTATTGAAGAATTTGCTAATACACTGACACTTGGAATGCGTTTATTCGGTAACGTGTATGCTAAAGAGATTTTGATGATTCTATTAGTTGGTTTAGGAACATCAGGACTTATTGGAGCCTTTGGGGCCTTTCTGCCAACCATCATTTGGCAAGCATTCGGTATGTTCATCGGATCGCTCCAAGCGTATATCTTTGCCATGCTAGCAATGGTTTACATGGCACATAAAGTCGAGCATCACTAA
- a CDS encoding ATP synthase subunit I, whose translation MMSLEARMKRYTIIVSILIVLFMIGFWVSTYKSIFLGLTIGLLLSFLGLSTVFRKAQYVGAVATGIKKYKLFSYFISTFGVLIRIGLAILCVWLALSFPERLHLFAVITGFALIYVIIMTDILIESGRKR comes from the coding sequence ATGATGTCACTCGAAGCAAGAATGAAGCGATATACCATAATAGTCTCTATCCTCATAGTGCTCTTTATGATTGGGTTTTGGGTTAGCACTTATAAATCGATTTTCCTCGGTCTTACAATAGGGCTCCTTTTAAGCTTTCTAGGCCTGTCAACGGTCTTCAGAAAAGCCCAATATGTGGGAGCTGTTGCCACTGGTATCAAAAAGTACAAGCTATTTAGTTACTTTATTTCCACATTTGGTGTCTTAATCCGGATCGGGTTGGCGATATTGTGTGTATGGTTAGCACTCTCATTTCCAGAACGACTCCACTTATTCGCGGTCATTACAGGGTTCGCCCTGATTTATGTCATTATAATGACAGATATACTTATTGAATCTGGTAGAAAGAGGTGA
- a CDS encoding AtpZ/AtpI family protein, which yields MTDGKRNPWRAMVLVSIISSYIVGGTVGGVFIGLWLGDQFGAKPFFLILCLLLGLGTGFYGVFKAIEPFIGDGKKK from the coding sequence ATGACAGATGGCAAGCGTAATCCATGGCGTGCTATGGTGCTCGTTTCTATCATTTCTTCCTATATTGTTGGAGGGACAGTCGGTGGAGTTTTTATTGGCTTATGGCTTGGGGATCAATTTGGTGCAAAGCCGTTTTTCTTAATTTTATGTTTGTTGTTGGGACTTGGTACAGGGTTCTACGGTGTATTTAAAGCAATTGAACCTTTTATAGGAGACGGTAAGAAAAAATGA
- a CDS encoding S8 family serine peptidase: protein MELPVVSISKEDGEWLLEQIEEHKDFQHVRTIYRHEEDFIAPFSSRGPVTQTWEVKPDLVAPGVAIDSTVPKGYLALNGTSMAAPHVAGAAALVKQAHPDWTPDQIKAALMNTAKQLVKSDGEPYYPYEQGAGRLQVDKAVEATTLAYPGALTFGKYTKDDPREKRTVTFTIENHDDVARTYHVKPPFEAPDGLQWEVPFSTTIKPGEKRDVKVNLDLFPQVLAEGTHHGEIIIEGGKEPILVPYVFFIEEPDYPRAMAFNFGPGDQPDQYRYELYLPGGAEEMGIALYDADTFQFVKFLDVKKNVGRGMVGQVWDKLDVPDGTYKALIYARKDGKEDTLESTIIVGPQVLDERLHDD from the coding sequence GTGGAACTTCCGGTTGTCAGCATTTCAAAGGAAGATGGAGAGTGGCTGCTGGAGCAAATAGAGGAACATAAAGATTTCCAACATGTACGAACGATATATCGCCATGAAGAAGATTTTATTGCGCCATTTAGTTCGAGAGGTCCTGTTACGCAAACTTGGGAAGTGAAGCCTGATTTAGTGGCTCCTGGAGTGGCAATTGATAGTACGGTGCCAAAAGGCTATCTTGCGTTAAATGGTACAAGTATGGCGGCGCCCCATGTAGCTGGTGCAGCAGCACTTGTGAAACAAGCTCATCCAGATTGGACACCAGACCAAATTAAAGCAGCGCTTATGAATACGGCAAAGCAACTAGTGAAAAGTGATGGTGAGCCGTATTACCCATATGAGCAAGGAGCGGGAAGACTGCAAGTTGATAAAGCGGTTGAAGCGACAACGCTTGCTTATCCTGGAGCATTAACATTTGGAAAGTATACAAAGGATGATCCGAGAGAAAAAAGAACGGTAACATTCACAATTGAGAATCATGACGATGTTGCCAGAACGTATCATGTAAAACCACCTTTTGAAGCACCGGATGGTTTGCAGTGGGAAGTGCCATTTTCAACGACCATTAAACCAGGGGAAAAAAGAGACGTTAAAGTAAATCTTGATTTATTTCCGCAAGTGCTCGCGGAGGGCACTCATCATGGCGAAATTATAATTGAAGGTGGCAAGGAGCCAATTCTTGTTCCGTATGTATTCTTTATAGAGGAACCTGACTATCCAAGAGCGATGGCGTTTAATTTTGGGCCGGGAGACCAGCCAGATCAATATCGTTATGAATTGTATTTACCTGGTGGCGCAGAAGAGATGGGAATTGCGCTTTATGACGCAGACACTTTCCAGTTTGTCAAGTTTTTAGACGTCAAGAAAAACGTCGGACGAGGCATGGTTGGGCAAGTTTGGGACAAGTTGGACGTGCCAGATGGGACCTATAAAGCTCTGATCTATGCAAGGAAAGATGGCAAGGAAGATACGCTTGAATCCACGATAATAGTAGGGCCTCAAGTTTTAGATGAACGGCTTCATGATGATTAA
- a CDS encoding S8 family serine peptidase, producing MKVAVIDTGIDYHHPDLKANYKGGYDVVDYDRDPMETVATQGPPTLHGTHVAGIIAANGQVKGIAPDADIYAYRALGPGGQGTTEQVIEAIEKAIDDEVDVLNLSLGNTVNGPDWPTSVALDKAVEEGIVAVTSNGNSGPNMWTVGSPGTSTKAISVGASAPPLKTPYVTVPGQDKEITLYPIGGTLPWTIKRDYEIVDAGYGLEEEWKDLDVQNKIVLIKRGMISFSEKAKAAQKGGPKLY from the coding sequence ATAAAGGTTGCGGTAATTGATACAGGCATTGACTATCACCATCCTGATTTAAAAGCGAACTATAAAGGTGGGTATGATGTAGTTGATTATGACCGCGATCCAATGGAGACGGTTGCTACGCAAGGACCGCCGACGTTACATGGAACCCATGTTGCAGGAATTATTGCTGCAAACGGACAAGTAAAAGGAATTGCCCCGGATGCAGATATTTATGCGTATCGTGCACTAGGGCCTGGAGGGCAAGGTACGACTGAGCAAGTTATTGAAGCGATTGAAAAGGCAATTGATGATGAGGTTGATGTTCTTAATCTCTCACTAGGCAACACGGTAAATGGACCTGATTGGCCGACAAGTGTTGCGCTTGATAAAGCAGTAGAAGAAGGAATCGTTGCGGTAACTTCAAATGGGAATAGTGGACCGAATATGTGGACGGTTGGTTCACCTGGTACATCAACAAAAGCCATTTCAGTTGGAGCCTCAGCTCCCCCGCTCAAAACACCTTATGTTACCGTGCCGGGACAAGATAAAGAGATAACGCTCTATCCGATAGGTGGTACGCTGCCTTGGACGATAAAAAGGGACTATGAGATTGTCGATGCAGGTTATGGATTGGAAGAAGAGTGGAAAGATCTAGACGTTCAAAATAAAATAGTCTTGATTAAACGGGGGATGATTTCTTTTTCTGAGAAAGCAAAAGCTGCACAAAAGGGAGGGCCAAAGCTGTATTAA
- the upp gene encoding uracil phosphoribosyltransferase yields the protein MSKVFVFDHPLIQHKLTYIRDKETGTKEFRELVDEVAGLMAFEITRDLPLQDVTVETPVATAQAKTIAGKKLGLVPILRAGLGMVDGILRMIPAAKVGHVGLYRDPETLQPVEYYVKLPTDVEEREFIVIDPMLATGGSAVEAINSLKKRGAKTMKLMCLVAAPEGVQVVQEAHPDVDIYLAAMDEKLNDHGYIVPGLGDAGDRLFGTK from the coding sequence ATGAGTAAAGTTTTCGTGTTTGATCACCCTCTAATTCAGCATAAACTGACGTATATCCGAGATAAGGAAACTGGAACGAAAGAATTTCGCGAGCTTGTAGATGAAGTTGCTGGCTTAATGGCTTTCGAAATTACACGTGATTTGCCGTTACAAGATGTTACGGTTGAAACACCTGTAGCTACGGCGCAAGCAAAGACAATTGCAGGTAAAAAGCTAGGACTAGTTCCGATTTTACGTGCAGGTCTTGGAATGGTTGATGGGATTCTTCGCATGATTCCAGCAGCTAAAGTCGGACATGTTGGTTTATATCGTGACCCTGAAACTCTTCAACCAGTAGAGTACTACGTAAAGCTTCCAACAGATGTAGAAGAAAGAGAATTCATTGTGATTGATCCGATGTTAGCGACAGGTGGATCTGCTGTAGAAGCGATTAATAGTTTGAAAAAGCGTGGAGCCAAAACAATGAAGCTTATGTGTTTAGTTGCTGCTCCTGAAGGGGTTCAAGTTGTACAAGAAGCACACCCAGATGTAGACATTTATTTAGCGGCAATGGACGAGAAGCTAAATGACCATGGGTACATCGTTCCTGGTCTAGGAGATGCGGGAGACCGTTTATTTGGAACAAAATAA
- the glyA gene encoding serine hydroxymethyltransferase, which produces MNQETLQKQDAKVFEAVQQELGRQRDKIELIASENFVSAAVMEAQGSVLTNKYAEGYPGRRYYGGCEYVDIVEDLARDRAKEIFGAEHVNVQPHSGAQANMAVYFTILEPGDTVLGMNLSHGGHLTHGSPVNFSGVLYNFVEYGVDKETQYIDYDVVRELAKEHKPKLIVAGASAYPRQIDFAKFREIADEVGAYLMVDMAHIAGLVATGLHPNPVPHAHFVTTTTHKTLRGPRGGMILCNEEFAKKIDKSIFPGVQGGPLMHVIAAKAVSFGEALTPEFKTYGQAIIDNAKRLGEKLVAEGINLVSGGTDNHLLLLDLRSLNLTGKVAEKALDEVGITTNKNTIPFDPESPFVTSGIRIGTAAVTSRGLDGEAMDEIGALIALTLKNVDNEEKLEEARTRVAELTKKFPMYTHL; this is translated from the coding sequence ATGAATCAAGAAACGTTACAAAAACAAGATGCAAAAGTATTTGAAGCGGTGCAGCAAGAATTAGGTCGTCAACGTGATAAAATTGAGCTAATTGCTTCTGAAAACTTTGTTAGTGCAGCAGTAATGGAAGCGCAAGGATCTGTACTTACAAATAAATATGCAGAAGGTTATCCTGGTCGCCGTTATTATGGCGGTTGTGAGTATGTTGATATTGTTGAGGATTTAGCTCGTGATCGTGCGAAAGAAATCTTCGGAGCAGAGCATGTCAATGTTCAGCCGCACTCTGGTGCACAAGCAAACATGGCTGTATACTTCACGATCTTAGAGCCGGGTGATACAGTTCTTGGTATGAACCTTTCGCACGGTGGACATTTAACACACGGAAGTCCTGTTAACTTTAGTGGTGTTCTTTATAATTTCGTAGAGTATGGTGTTGATAAAGAAACACAATACATTGACTATGATGTCGTTCGTGAATTGGCGAAAGAGCATAAGCCGAAGTTAATCGTTGCTGGTGCAAGTGCATATCCTCGTCAAATCGACTTTGCGAAATTCCGTGAAATTGCTGACGAAGTAGGCGCGTACTTAATGGTTGATATGGCACATATTGCTGGTCTAGTTGCAACTGGTTTACATCCAAACCCAGTTCCACATGCGCACTTTGTGACGACAACTACTCATAAAACACTTCGTGGACCTCGTGGCGGAATGATTTTATGTAATGAAGAATTCGCAAAGAAAATTGATAAATCAATTTTCCCTGGAGTTCAAGGTGGTCCATTAATGCACGTTATTGCTGCAAAAGCTGTATCTTTCGGAGAAGCATTGACTCCTGAGTTTAAAACATATGGTCAAGCAATCATTGACAATGCAAAACGTCTAGGTGAGAAATTAGTAGCAGAAGGAATCAATTTAGTATCAGGTGGAACAGATAACCACTTGCTTCTTCTGGACCTACGTTCGCTTAACCTTACTGGTAAAGTAGCAGAAAAAGCGCTTGATGAAGTAGGAATTACAACAAATAAAAATACAATTCCATTTGATCCAGAAAGTCCATTTGTTACGAGCGGTATTCGTATCGGAACGGCAGCTGTTACGTCGCGCGGTCTTGATGGTGAAGCAATGGATGAAATTGGGGCTCTTATTGCGTTAACATTGAAAAATGTTGATAATGAAGAGAAATTAGAAGAGGCACGCACGCGTGTTGCTGAACTAACGAAGAAATTCCCAATGTACACACATCTATAA
- a CDS encoding TIGR01440 family protein → MDLPIKTIQEQLNQLLDDLDAAYPLTEDTLLVIGTSTSEVAGHHIGTNGSNEIAEAIYQVLAKKKEKTGMKLAFQCCEHLNRALVVEKETARNDRAEVVAAVPIRKAGGAMAAYAYRKMNNPVLVEAIQADVGIDIGNTLIGMHLKKVAVPLRSEVKKLGEAHVTLAFTRPKLIGGMRAVYEKLQEHE, encoded by the coding sequence ATGGATTTGCCAATTAAAACGATTCAAGAGCAACTTAATCAATTGCTCGATGATTTAGATGCAGCCTATCCACTCACAGAGGATACGTTACTCGTTATTGGGACAAGCACGAGTGAGGTAGCAGGTCATCACATTGGAACAAATGGCTCGAATGAAATTGCTGAAGCGATCTACCAAGTGCTTGCGAAGAAGAAAGAGAAAACAGGTATGAAATTAGCATTTCAATGCTGCGAACATTTAAATCGTGCATTGGTTGTCGAAAAGGAAACGGCACGAAATGATCGTGCGGAAGTGGTTGCGGCAGTTCCTATTCGAAAAGCGGGTGGTGCGATGGCGGCCTACGCTTATCGAAAAATGAACAATCCTGTCTTAGTGGAAGCGATTCAAGCTGATGTAGGGATAGATATTGGCAACACCTTAATTGGGATGCATTTGAAAAAGGTCGCGGTACCTTTACGCAGTGAAGTAAAAAAGCTTGGAGAGGCACATGTGACTTTAGCTTTTACCCGTCCGAAGCTAATCGGCGGCATGCGTGCTGTTTATGAAAAATTGCAAGAACATGAATAA
- the rpiB gene encoding ribose 5-phosphate isomerase B, with protein sequence MKVAIASDHGGINIREEIKKLMDELQIPYEDFGCECSTSVDYPDYAVPVAEKVASGEFDRGILICGTGIGMSIAANKVKGIRCALAHDTFSAKATREHNDTNVLAMGERVIGAGLAREIARIWLETEFEGGRHANRVNKITSYEA encoded by the coding sequence GTGAAAGTAGCAATTGCTTCAGATCATGGTGGAATCAATATTAGGGAAGAAATCAAAAAGTTAATGGATGAGCTGCAAATTCCGTATGAGGATTTTGGTTGTGAATGTAGTACATCGGTGGATTACCCTGACTATGCTGTACCAGTAGCTGAAAAAGTAGCTAGCGGGGAATTTGATCGTGGCATTTTAATTTGTGGAACAGGTATTGGAATGTCAATTGCAGCTAATAAAGTAAAAGGAATTCGTTGTGCATTGGCACATGATACATTTAGTGCAAAAGCAACGCGCGAACATAATGATACAAATGTATTAGCGATGGGAGAAAGAGTAATTGGTGCTGGGCTAGCTCGTGAAATAGCGCGAATTTGGCTAGAAACAGAATTTGAAGGTGGACGTCACGCGAATCGTGTGAATAAGATTACAAGTTACGAAGCGTAA
- a CDS encoding methyl-accepting chemotaxis protein, with translation MAGGQPSYKSSIRKKLVIGVSGLAVVTFGFSAIFIFFLADFLQGMFGLTSNGIIAFTLLKGVFWSGVLGYLAAPFISKPLHELEQAARRAADGDLREEVIVSKSDDEIRALGLAYNEMLSSLRAMVKDIDDNFERTNQKVEELSGASELAATKANQIEATMDEIALGAENTASAIQTTAESMEEVTELATQVQDRANESKVSSQGMVQTLKESRMVVDSLVEGIKKLASDNEQSLLAVERLKKQASEVGEITSLVGDIARQTNLLALNASIEAARAGEHGKGFAVVANEVRKLADESSTAVKGISGLIHNIQIEVENATLQIDGQVKTAMKQSEQGTQATQAIGEVERSVHEVADYITDISSMVDRQMNLMKDTTSQSQEVAAIAEQTSAGSTEISAMTEQQGNTLKDIQHLTRSLSNQAKSLKETIGRFER, from the coding sequence ATGGCAGGGGGACAGCCAAGCTATAAAAGCAGCATTCGGAAAAAGTTAGTCATTGGTGTTAGTGGACTAGCTGTTGTGACATTTGGTTTTAGTGCTATTTTTATCTTTTTTTTAGCGGACTTTCTACAAGGAATGTTTGGGTTAACAAGCAATGGAATCATTGCATTTACTTTACTAAAAGGTGTTTTCTGGAGTGGGGTATTAGGCTATCTAGCGGCTCCTTTCATATCTAAACCTTTGCATGAGTTAGAACAAGCGGCAAGAAGAGCAGCTGATGGTGATTTGAGAGAAGAGGTAATCGTTTCAAAGTCGGATGATGAAATTCGTGCACTCGGGTTGGCTTACAACGAAATGCTTTCAAGCTTGCGCGCAATGGTCAAAGACATTGATGATAACTTCGAGCGGACGAATCAAAAGGTAGAAGAACTAAGCGGAGCCTCGGAACTTGCTGCAACGAAAGCGAACCAAATTGAAGCAACAATGGATGAAATTGCTCTAGGTGCAGAAAATACAGCTAGTGCTATTCAAACGACAGCAGAATCAATGGAAGAAGTTACAGAGCTTGCAACGCAAGTCCAAGACCGAGCAAATGAATCAAAGGTTTCTTCACAAGGAATGGTGCAAACACTAAAGGAAAGCCGCATGGTTGTTGATTCATTGGTGGAAGGAATTAAAAAGCTTGCAAGTGATAATGAACAGTCGCTCTTAGCTGTTGAGCGTTTAAAGAAACAAGCAAGCGAAGTTGGCGAGATCACTTCGCTTGTCGGAGATATTGCACGGCAGACGAATTTGCTAGCCTTGAATGCTTCAATTGAAGCAGCGCGAGCTGGAGAGCATGGCAAAGGTTTTGCGGTTGTAGCCAATGAAGTTCGGAAATTAGCTGACGAAAGCTCAACAGCAGTAAAAGGCATCTCCGGCCTGATTCATAACATTCAAATAGAAGTCGAAAATGCCACATTGCAAATTGATGGTCAAGTGAAGACAGCTATGAAACAATCAGAACAAGGTACGCAAGCTACACAAGCGATTGGGGAAGTGGAAAGATCCGTTCACGAAGTTGCTGACTATATCACAGATATCTCATCAATGGTCGACCGCCAAATGAACTTGATGAAAGACACAACAAGCCAATCACAAGAAGTAGCAGCCATCGCCGAACAAACATCAGCAGGATCAACTGAAATCTCAGCAATGACCGAGCAACAAGGCAACACACTCAAAGACATCCAACACCTAACCCGATCCCTATCGAACCAAGCAAAAAGCTTAAAAGAAACGATAGGGAGATTTGAGAGATAA
- a CDS encoding low molecular weight protein arginine phosphatase: protein MTNILFVCTGNTCRSPMAEALLRSRAGEEIEVKSAGVQAFPNSPASEGTLAVLAEKGIDTAEEHRAQHVTEELLEWADLILTMTHSHKQMLQTFYPHVSDYLFTLKEFVDPDVGHFDIADPIGGPIEAYRQTAVEIEESLTRLTKKLKEES, encoded by the coding sequence ATGACGAACATTCTGTTTGTATGTACGGGGAATACGTGCAGAAGTCCAATGGCAGAAGCTCTTTTACGTTCGCGTGCAGGCGAAGAGATTGAGGTGAAGTCTGCAGGGGTACAAGCTTTTCCAAACAGTCCTGCTTCAGAAGGGACGCTAGCTGTCTTAGCCGAAAAAGGAATTGATACGGCAGAGGAACATCGTGCGCAGCATGTAACAGAAGAGTTACTTGAGTGGGCAGATCTCATTTTAACGATGACACATTCTCATAAACAAATGCTACAAACATTTTACCCTCATGTAAGCGACTATTTGTTCACGTTAAAAGAATTCGTTGATCCAGATGTGGGCCACTTTGACATTGCTGATCCGATTGGCGGACCAATCGAAGCATACAGACAAACAGCAGTAGAAATTGAAGAGAGCTTAACGCGGCTGACGAAGAAGCTTAAGGAAGAATCGTAG
- a CDS encoding manganese efflux pump MntP: MSELVTLFLMASALGMDAFSVALGMGMLGLRLRQIFHIGVTIGLFHIVMPLFGMLTGKLLSNYFGMIATYIGGGLLLIIGLQMVWASFQSEEESSLELIGFGLILFAVGVSLDSFSAGLSFGILGAKTALTVLMIGFMSMVLSWVGLLIGARFQKYIGSYGELLGGCILIGFGLKLIF; encoded by the coding sequence ATGAGCGAGTTAGTGACACTTTTTTTAATGGCAAGTGCATTAGGAATGGATGCTTTTTCCGTCGCATTAGGGATGGGAATGCTAGGATTAAGACTAAGACAAATCTTTCATATAGGTGTAACAATCGGGTTATTTCACATTGTCATGCCGCTCTTTGGGATGTTAACAGGGAAGCTTTTATCGAATTACTTTGGCATGATTGCTACTTATATTGGAGGTGGCCTTCTGTTAATCATTGGCTTACAAATGGTGTGGGCTTCTTTTCAATCAGAAGAGGAAAGTTCATTAGAGCTGATTGGTTTTGGCTTAATTTTATTTGCGGTTGGAGTTAGCCTTGATAGCTTTTCTGCAGGGCTTAGCTTTGGGATTTTAGGGGCAAAGACCGCGCTGACTGTGTTAATGATTGGCTTTATGAGCATGGTCTTATCGTGGGTTGGCTTGCTAATTGGGGCTAGGTTTCAGAAATACATTGGGTCGTACGGAGAATTACTAGGTGGATGTATTCTCATTGGCTTTGGCTTGAAGTTGATTTTCTAA
- a CDS encoding L-threonylcarbamoyladenylate synthase, translated as MSYKQTEFWIVDKFWEYEKQRQFIKDAALWIKKGEVVAFPTETVYGLGANALEEAAVKKIFEAKGRPSDNPLIVHIADTSQLSELVEEVPQVAQQLIKHFWPGPLTIILKKKQSVAESVTAGLDTVAVRMPNHPVALELLRDAGVPVAAPSANLSGKPSPTSGEHVYHDLQGRIAAILDGGQTGVGLESTVLDCTKDVPVLYRPGGATITEIEAIVGPIKVDPSLISKEEIPMSPGMKYTHYSPNGSFVLVQDQKKLVRLLAEAKASGKRTGVLTTEENRDKYEADVVVSCGKRDDLRSVANHLYESLRKFDLEEAEIIFSETFPNEELGIAIMNRLEKAAGGQIL; from the coding sequence GTGAGTTATAAACAAACTGAATTTTGGATTGTGGATAAGTTTTGGGAGTATGAAAAACAAAGACAATTTATCAAGGATGCAGCCCTGTGGATAAAAAAAGGAGAGGTTGTTGCCTTCCCGACAGAAACGGTTTATGGTCTCGGGGCCAATGCGTTGGAGGAAGCTGCGGTAAAAAAGATTTTTGAAGCGAAGGGAAGGCCGAGTGATAACCCGCTAATCGTTCATATTGCAGATACTTCTCAATTAAGTGAGCTTGTTGAAGAAGTCCCACAGGTTGCCCAACAGTTGATTAAACATTTCTGGCCAGGTCCGTTAACGATTATCTTAAAAAAGAAACAATCAGTTGCAGAAAGTGTAACAGCTGGTCTTGACACAGTCGCGGTTCGTATGCCAAATCATCCTGTTGCTTTAGAGCTATTGAGGGATGCGGGTGTTCCTGTTGCTGCACCGAGTGCGAATCTTTCAGGAAAACCAAGTCCAACGAGTGGTGAGCATGTTTATCATGATTTGCAAGGGCGAATTGCTGCGATTTTGGATGGAGGACAAACAGGGGTAGGTTTGGAATCAACCGTACTCGATTGTACCAAGGACGTACCTGTCTTATATCGTCCTGGGGGAGCGACTATTACTGAAATTGAAGCTATTGTTGGACCGATTAAAGTCGATCCGTCTTTAATATCGAAAGAGGAAATCCCGATGTCTCCGGGTATGAAGTACACCCACTATTCTCCGAATGGCTCTTTTGTGTTAGTACAAGATCAAAAGAAGCTTGTTCGTCTACTTGCAGAGGCGAAGGCAAGTGGCAAACGTACAGGGGTCTTAACGACAGAAGAGAACAGAGATAAGTATGAAGCTGACGTTGTGGTTAGCTGTGGAAAAAGAGATGATCTTAGATCGGTTGCGAATCATTTGTATGAGAGTTTACGTAAGTTTGATTTAGAGGAAGCGGAAATTATTTTTTCAGAAACATTTCCAAATGAAGAATTAGGGATTGCAATTATGAATCGGCTTGAAAAAGCCGCAGGTGGCCAGATTTTATAA